The genome window TGTGCTTTAAGGTGGACTGCTCTAGGTTGAGTTGAAGGGACGAACATTAGCTCAAGACCCTGTCATCATGGGACCACTTTGTGCTCAATCAGGAGCAAGCACTAATGTGGGGTGAACCCTGTATTCAAGGTGAATTAGTTTATTCATTGATCAAATAAAAGCACTACTCGATGTGCTTATGTCTACTGCAGGTCTCTGTTTTGAGGAGAATCAAATTGTGTACATTAAGAGGACATTTCCTTGATTTCATTGCTTTGTGATGTCTCCCTTCAGCAACATAGGTATTCATTCATCCAGGGTAGTTCAAAGTGCTTGACAATCTTGCTTAAGTCAGTACAGTTGTAGTGATGGTTGATATTTTGCCTTTCAGCAGGAAGGGTTGGCAGTGTAATCTAAGAGTAGGCTGAGTTTGACATACGGCCAGTGTAATAACTCGGTAGATGTGAGAGGGCGTACTGGATTATTATCTCTTAACTTATGACAAGGGCCAGTTGTAAATGAGATTCTTTTCTTTGGCCTTTGTATGACTTAGGCCATAAATACAGTCAATGAGGGGCTGATTTTAATGGGAACATTGGTAATaaattagtttgtgttttattatgctctatcattaaaatgaatggtgtcatagatagagatatatgttaaaactattaaatatgaaattcccTAACACTGTACTGGACATGGTTTCCAGTTTACCTGGTGGTTGCTTGAAAGCAATTACATGCTTGTATGGGAGCTATCTGTGGTCCTAAGTGATAATTTCGACATCTTTTCAGTAATTATGAGTGTAGGCCTGGAGTTAAAAtcgttcttgttatttttatgtccTTTAACTATTCTGTCCTCTTTGCTGTATATTATAGGAATTCTTCCCCTGCTCATGTACATGACTGGGCATCTGACATTTCTCAGTGGGTGACTGATTGTCCCTTTAGTCTCCTAAATAAATATGAGGGTTTGCACATGTAGGAACAAGCACAATAGCACCTCAGTTCAGCAGATGCTTTgggggtctggctttctgatGAGTAACCAAGTtggttaagtaacaaagaccctgtATTATAACcctcacttgaatattttttattttcatttacagctGACAGCAACTCCACATAGTTACTAATCTAAACTAACATGTATTTTATCATAACAACGTAGCTGATAAGAAAAGTCCATTGAAGTGttggcataacattttaaagataatttgtatttttcctatgcATACAGTACAAGCCTGAGTATTTATGCTTTGTACCCATCTCTAATCACATTGCATTGTCCTTGTAGCTAAAGGAAAATGGGTGTTCACAGCCCACTGATAGGTGGTTTCCTTACTCCTCACTTACTTGCTAATAAttgagtagtgccatcagtgcacttcatgggTTGCACTGTACGGATTACTGAAGGGTTTTTACAGTGTACCTTCAGCTCCTGGCTGCACACACGTTTTggctttttactgtacctccattcccactatttttcttccaccttgcaGTCCAATGTCTCTTCATGTTACTTTTTAGTGTAACAGTGGGGTGTTTaccatttccacctttagatccttgtacttcatctcctttagtgTCTTGAACTCTGTATCTTGCTTCCAACCACTCCAGTTCCATTTTTCACTGTCCCAAGTAGTGAATGGTAGAAAGTGCTTCACTGCTTGGCTGAAAAATACTCTTTTGACATTGTGtatctaagaaaaatacaaattatatgttAAATTTGGTATGTTAttacataataatgtatatgttcTAAAGATTGTACGTTGTGTTCTAGGTCATGATTTGAAAGTCATTGAGAACCATGGGAAATTCATTCAGCCATGGACTCTGTTGATAGGAATTCCATCCCCAGAGGGAAACATCTGTTGAAATTCGTTATCAGTCATGTCAATGGATCACACATTCAGGGTAGTGGTAAGTGAATCTTGTGTAATAGTTGGTGTGAATAAGAATATATTCTTGTCTTGGTAATTTGTATGCTTTAGAGTAATTTTTTGGTATTCTTCCAACAACCTCAACGTCAAAGGATTAGAAATTTGGTGAGATTTTGCTCTCTTCATTTTAGTCCATAACAGTTAAAGATAAATCTTTTTTcctagaataaaatgaaatgttgttaCACAAGACCTTACAATGCAGTATTGTTTTTCCAGGTGACTTGGTGAAAGCTGTTTACAAACCACCTATTTGTTCCTACAAGGAATTAAATTTAACATCCTATGAGGAAGCAGAGGAAGCCATTGTAATAGAAGAGGGAGCTGATGTAAATGAGTTACAGAAGTCTGTAGTCAGCGAATATCGTAGAAAGACAGGATATTATAACCCTTTGAAAATCTCTCAGATTCGTGCCAAAGGGACAAGTAATGGAGAGGAGAATGAATTGCTCAAAATAAAGGTGGAGCAAGTCACCTCAAATACTGATGATATATTGGAAGGGATTCTTGACAGTAATCTAGATCCCCATTGTATATCCAGGTTTCCTGCTCACGCATTGCCTTTGTGCGAGCTCCCATCTGATGGAGGACCTACAGGTGGCCttaaagtgggagagagagaagaaaatggtgGGATTTTGCTTGAAACTTACAGTGATAACAACAGGGagatgttttctgtaaattttggagaGGGTGATATTATGAATGTCAGCAGAAGTGCAGTTGACAAATTTCACAAAATATCAGGAATAACCGAGTCCTTaagtgcacagagagagaggatatttacttttgtgaatgatAAGGAAGTTCCTATTACGATCATGTACCTGTTTTCAGATCCAGAAGTGAAAACGACTGGAACCTGTATTTTGGTGAAAGAGACAGTTCGTAAAAGAGGGCGACCAAGAGGCAGGAGAAAAGGCGTTGCAAAAGGTAGGATAATGAGGGAAGTTAGAGAACTGAATGAATATGTTAGTCAGTTCAAACACTCCAAATTCAGAAGAAGAGATAATGGTATCCCAGATCAGGATAAGGACTTGCAGATAACATTAGAAGAGGAAATCAGTGATGTGGAAGGTGATGATTTAAGCACCTTTGGTTGTGAAACTGGGATAGTTGTTAGTGGAAGTGCAGTTTCATCAAGTGCAGACGGTAATGATGGGGATGGTGCCGCCAAAGAAGATTTGCCTATGCTGGAATTGCAGTCTTCACATGAGGACATGAATGCTTCTCTGAACCCTGGAGACATCTGGAAATTTCTTACTCAGTATGCATCTGAGGATAGCAGAGTGCAGGGTCTTGTAACTCAGTTCAACAATGAAAGCTGGTTGCAGGTGAAAAGGATGTCCAATTTTTATCAGATTGATGGTGAAGTTATGATGGACCTGTCTTTTAAAGTGGTGTATAGAAATGATTTTTCACCTATTACTTACTTTCTGCGAGGATTCAGTCGGCTTTTGAAAACTGGTGAACTCAATACAGCAAATGATATTAATAACCTTTTTCGATTTATGTCTAGAGATCGTAAACTGTGTCTTGGACTTAAACCGTCTCCATATCAACTTACCATAAACAGTAATACTAGAGTGCGACAGTTTTTTCAGGAAAAAGGTCAGTTTTTGTCAACACCGTTTGAATGTCTGCTTTCAAAGTCATGTCGAGGAATTGTGAAAATAAGTGGCAGCTCTCCCGTGTCTGTGTTCACCCGAGGGTCTAGAACTGTTCATGGTGTACATGCGTTATGTCGTGCATGTGCTCTTCTTGGTAAGAAAATGAACCAGTTAATTAAGCTATCACCCAAGAATAGTGTCATGGAAGCTGATGAAATGCAGGAAAAGGTGAgtcttttaaaagttaaaaaccatATCCATCTTGAAAtgtacattttacatttaaaaatattgctAGTCACCTGAGGGAGAATTGAGAATTTGAACCCGGGTTATGGTAAAACTTCTTGATAGTAATATACAAATTTGTTCATAttcagaacaaacctgggtcttaattAGCTACTTTGCACAACACCTTAAGCGCCTCATAATATGACttactttcctttattctttcaaattactttttacatttctttacacACATGTCATAGTTGAGAAGTTAATGCGTTCATATTGCATGATCGTTAGATTTATGAGGGATTAACAGCCATTGaagtcacagatatatataacatgtacCATTAAACATGATTTCATAGCCACGTTTATGAACAACTGTGTTACTTGTTGCTGTGAATATTGGCTAAGCAAATATGTTTACAGTTCAGTTACAATCTGTTATATGAACATTGAATATCATATCCCATTTGTTCAGAATACAGCATTTTAAATGGGTCTTATCTCTTAAGCTCCCTTTCTGATATCCTGTCGCTGAGTCACAGTCAGAGTAATTGAGGTTCTTATTTGAATGTCATTCAGGCATCATTGGTACATATAGTGTTATTTGGACAGGTAGTTTCTGTCCTTTATATGCCTTTTATGAAGGTCTTGTAAAGGTTGCATGGGCCAATTGTGACTTGCATTGGGTACCATTCTGCTTGGCAGATGGCTCCTCTCATGGGGAATCTGAACAACTTGATAGGGCCTAAACCACCACTTCAGTAAGAGGGCTTAACATAAGGTTCTGAAGGTTGGTCAGAAGTTGCTAACATCAAGTGGATTATAACATAAAATTGAGAGTACATGGGCCACAAACAGCAGACTCCTGCCAGGGTGTAGTCTGGCATTCAGGTAACAGCTCTGAAGTAGAACCTTATGCATCCTCACAGAGGCAGGACTAATTAGAATGTTTGCTAGCATTTGCAGGTGGGATCTACCTGGAGAGAAAACTACCATGGCATTCTGAAGTAAAAGGGATTTTTTAGTTGCTGAGGAGTGTAAAGACTTGTAGATGTGGGGGTCTTGGCAGAGTCTAACATATGAGCTCAAGTATGTTGGTCAGGGATGATTCAGGTTGAGGCACCATGACAGTTTTTGCATACTTCCATTAACCATTTCTCAACAACTTTGACATGTTCCGAAGCAGACATTCGGATGCTTTAAATGTCTCTTGGAAAGGGTTAGAAATTCAAAAAAGGCAAATGGATTTCACACATGCATGCATAGTGCagcaaaacaattatatatttgtaaatcttaGGATTCACGTCAGTTAAATACTTAACTTATAGTAAGCGTTTCCTTCATGGCAGTTTGTCACTGTTCTCTTCTTGTTTTAGAAAGACTTTAAATGCAAACAAatctcattttaaaataataacactGATATATTATTCACTCAAACATTACCATTATCTGTCTTATTAAATGTGCtttaattgaaaagaaattattgaaaaaaattaaaatgggatGTTCTGGGAGGGGTTGAAAAGGTAGAATAGAGTCTAGGCTGATAATGGCTATAATATACTAAATTTACAAAGCTCAGAGGGTTTCACTCCTTACTAAGTAACtgccttaattttttgtttaatatacagtactgttatttgtacatttatggCTGAGGGGAGAGGCAAGAATAATGCGTGTCTGAAAATACCTCAGAGTTAACATTTGTAGGTTTTAAATctagtgaattttgtttttgtgatccGTACactatttttcttgaatattatttttaaccaCTGTATTTTATAACtcgtatattattttgttttgaacatAAACCAGAATTATTATACTGTTTCCATTGACCCTTGGTACGATCAGCATTAAGCTTAAGTCAGGCAGCAGCCAGGAATCATGATGTTAAAAGTATTCATTTCAGCACATCTCTTGAACATATTGTTTGCAGATGAATTGcttgtatttatgaataattctgtttttttttttcatacatattataGCTTTCTATTAAGGATCACAGTAgttgaacaaaacaaaatgttgGTATGGATGAATACTGACCCTACTTGCCCTTTGCACACTTAGGAATAGCCCTGGAAATTAACGTCCTATGTAAATtgcttgaaaaaaagaaattaatcttcATATAGAGGAACATGCTAttcaccattaaataaaaacgacAGTATTTCACTTACAAAAGACATCATTAGAATAGGCTCTGCTAGTATGTAACATCTACCAGCCACAAATGAACTATGTCAACGTTTACCTGAAAAGTTTGTGCAAACAAATAGGAGTTACTCTGTAATGCTTATAAACAGTGTACAAGAAAGGAATCAGAGtctttgaataaaaatactttgtgTGGGTGGCAAATAGAACATTCATAAGAATTCAGTAGGGCTAATGCTAGCCAATGCAGCAGTGCAatgaaacttttttcttaatattccctTGAGAGGTGGAGGCTCTCACTTGCCCATGTGCccgtaaatacagtatattttgatttatagctacatatatatacccaaaatattaagaacaaaggtctgtttttgtttttcaagcgttgtgtttatctgcaactatttctttcttttacttcagGTGGTTGGTGATAGTTTCCTGCAACTTCTGAGGCAGCCTGTCAAGAGAACTGGAATGACTTACAGTGCATTGAAGTACCTGTTTACCCAGAGTATTCCTGAAATTCTGTCTGACAAGGAACTTCAAAGCAGCCAGACTTTTCCAGATGACGCAGATATTGATGAAGAAACACAAGCAGGAgcgaaaagaaaaagagcaagaggaaatcaaaaggaaggaaaatccAAATCAAGTATCTGTGTGACTGAAGAAGCCTTCCTTCAGATGATAGACCTTCAGCCCCCTAATTCAGAAGGACTGGGAAGATCCTTATTGAAGAAGTGCAACTTGTGTCAGTTCAGAGCACCAACAATGCTCTCTCTTGTTACTCATATGAAAGGGCACTTAGGGACACTAAAGGAGAAATGCTCACAATGTGAAATTCAGTTGTCAAGTAAAGATGCCTTAGAGattcataaaaaacaaatgcaCACAGAACGGTCACCTGTGTGTTCCATTTGTGAAATGGACTTCACTACCAATGATCAGTTGTTTGACCACATGAATAAGCACCGTAATCACTTACCTTTTGAATGTCCATATTGCAATCATAAGTTGAGCAACAAAGAGGCTTACAAGAAACATCTTAGGCTAACACACAAAATTACTTCAGTTAAAGACTTGAAGTTCAATTGCAAAAcatgtaacatttttttctacACTCAggatcatgtgctcttgcatagGGTAAATCAAAATCATGAAGGAATTGAATCATTTAATTGTAGAGCTTGTGCATTTTCCTGCATAACTGCGAATGAGTTTCGACATCATATCACAGAACACtcggaggaagaaagagaagctgTAAATCTTGCAATATGTCCTGAGtgttataaagtatttttttcaaaatataggtTAAGTTTCCATATTGAGACAAAGCACTCAAAAGTGAAAGCCAAATCAGACCAGTTGCCAGAAGCTATTGTTGAGTCTGGGTCAGTTCCCACGGTCAAAAAGAAGAAGAGCAGGGGACCATACCTTCGGTATTTAAGAGCGAATGAAAAGTATGAGTGTGCTAAATGTAAGCGAAGGTTCAAAACTGCCAAAACGCTAGAAAGCCATATCAAATTTGCTCATGCTGAGAAAAAAGCATGTAAGTCTGAGCATGTATGTACTTTGTGTGGCCGTAAGTTTAACGCCCTTCGTCGTCTAGGTAATCACATGAAGATCCACTCTGGCAATAGACCGGTGTTTCAGTGTGAAGAATGTGGCCAGATATATGGGAAGAAGACTCAAGTTTTAGAACACATTAGAACCGATCATGCTGAACAGGTGGAACGGCACCAGCAACAGCAGGAACTGGTACAGGTTGATCAGTCTCAGGACCAACAGTTTGTTGATATTCAGGTCCATCAACAAAATAACTGCTTAGAAGGATCTGCCTCAACTTCTTGGAGTCCTATCAAAAGTCCATTTAAAGTACCAACAGTGGAGCAAACTCAAGAGGCTGTTTATAGTCTTCTTCAGCTAAcagatttttaagaatatttaaataatttagctTTCAAGTCGTCtaccagtaataatattaattatgtcCCATTGTTAGTGactacagtatacatacataggattataacatttacttttaaaaacttgtcTAATGAAAACAATAGGAGTTTTGGCTGTTTTAAATGATCACGTTGATTTCATGACAGTATCCTAaacactgaattatttttcaaatgtataaAGTAAGGTTCTATTCTCAATTTTTATATACTATGTGGAAACCATGATATTAAGCATGCTACAACactggtatttacataaattttgatttaatactgtatacaattaCATCTGTATATGTTGGAAAGCATTTAATAATATATTGCTGAAAACTGAAGCACAGTATTCTGTTTTTCTGTAGATTAGTGATTCTTAGTATTTTTCAACCAAGTGTCCCTGAGTTATCTAGCTTATAAGTTGTTATGAATTTGGACTTTATAAGAATTGTTTTACAATGCATATAATAATTTGGTTGAGGTTTTAATAACTAATTTTTGCTGCTAATAATTAACATCATAGACAAATACGACAAAGTAGAAacagcaggagaaagagaaataagaaaaaggccTAAAAATAAGACAGTACATTTATTAAAGAGCAATGCTCAAGTATGACATGCAATTCAGTTTTAAAGCAGGCAAGGAAATTGTGAATGCATGTGGACTTTGACTAAATGCCTACGTGTAGTCAACAGATCATGTTAGTTATTTATATAAGGATAAGGGAGTGGAAATAAA of Macrobrachium rosenbergii isolate ZJJX-2024 chromosome 11, ASM4041242v1, whole genome shotgun sequence contains these proteins:
- the LOC136843443 gene encoding uncharacterized protein encodes the protein MDSVDRNSIPRGKHLLKFVISHVNGSHIQGSGDLVKAVYKPPICSYKELNLTSYEEAEEAIVIEEGADVNELQKSVVSEYRRKTGYYNPLKISQIRAKGTSNGEENELLKIKVEQVTSNTDDILEGILDSNLDPHCISRFPAHALPLCELPSDGGPTGGLKVGEREENGGILLETYSDNNREMFSVNFGEGDIMNVSRSAVDKFHKISGITESLSAQRERIFTFVNDKEVPITIMYLFSDPEVKTTGTCILVKETVRKRGRPRGRRKGVAKGRIMREVRELNEYVSQFKHSKFRRRDNGIPDQDKDLQITLEEEISDVEGDDLSTFGCETGIVVSGSAVSSSADGNDGDGAAKEDLPMLELQSSHEDMNASLNPGDIWKFLTQYASEDSRVQGLVTQFNNESWLQVKRMSNFYQIDGEVMMDLSFKVVYRNDFSPITYFLRGFSRLLKTGELNTANDINNLFRFMSRDRKLCLGLKPSPYQLTINSNTRVRQFFQEKGQFLSTPFECLLSKSCRGIVKISGSSPVSVFTRGSRTVHGVHALCRACALLGKKMNQLIKLSPKNSVMEADEMQEKVVGDSFLQLLRQPVKRTGMTYSALKYLFTQSIPEILSDKELQSSQTFPDDADIDEETQAGAKRKRARGNQKEGKSKSSICVTEEAFLQMIDLQPPNSEGLGRSLLKKCNLCQFRAPTMLSLVTHMKGHLGTLKEKCSQCEIQLSSKDALEIHKKQMHTERSPVCSICEMDFTTNDQLFDHMNKHRNHLPFECPYCNHKLSNKEAYKKHLRLTHKITSVKDLKFNCKTCNIFFYTQDHVLLHRVNQNHEGIESFNCRACAFSCITANEFRHHITEHSEEEREAVNLAICPECYKVFFSKYRLSFHIETKHSKVKAKSDQLPEAIVESGSVPTVKKKKSRGPYLRYLRANEKYECAKCKRRFKTAKTLESHIKFAHAEKKACKSEHVCTLCGRKFNALRRLGNHMKIHSGNRPVFQCEECGQIYGKKTQVLEHIRTDHAEQVERHQQQQELVQVDQSQDQQFVDIQVHQQNNCLEGSASTSWSPIKSPFKVPTVEQTQEAVYSLLQLTDF